A single window of Oncorhynchus keta strain PuntledgeMale-10-30-2019 chromosome 34, Oket_V2, whole genome shotgun sequence DNA harbors:
- the LOC118381194 gene encoding uncharacterized protein LOC118381194 produces the protein MAQVAWIFCLFGLIFSAFPFTQVSAEADFNVDRWEGQVHQDYQFAERHLLGNVPVREVIRPRIGEDDATGAPRSEPPYYFLPMFQHSAVPVVDRDLFRPVVGKIRFPSIFTTLLFPPQNSPERNHFSPVRNPRGVEVWCGYNQISVRINRSQLRFRCLASMLFLGTCPVTRVTPLFFYFHYDLNDCGSTQTTMNGQLVYSSSLRFSPEPQGPVMRAIPLNLPIQCIYNRFHYSYKVGYVPEVHDRNLLKSMNGKHIFRLTACNEQWEQLSSEEGYMLGEPMYFNASAAFVPKDESVFVDSCFVTTSNDPNATPRLEVIHNFGCMVDSKRKGSQSQFFSRESNVLRFTVDAFLFPQITATHLYLHCTMTVMKSTSKRSAKSCTYNRAVGRWEELYGSPSVCSCCDSVCEVSEFWPALTSPSVKSLITSKPWRVLEDREKSLPVQAEERQPDGEERVEETLAVTYRVEKVKFKSLAVAPWEEEKNMSVAVMNKVEEVQEGTFLGEEGVVARKEGSVEEPIEDKRAEKMIEVAAEEIGTDQVTSSITLEQEPEENTVTVKEVAQWNMSSVTMNAKVSKKAKEQVAGIEGSKVERVAVGQMPLVDEAAAFLQGYMEPAEWREDYQGPALEEELGRFWKPSTKDKLAVLETSVPIGTLTLN, from the exons ATGGCGCAAGTTGCGTGgatattttgtttgtttggaTTGATTTTTTCTGCCTTTCCATTCACACAAGTATCAGCGGAAGCTGATTTTAATGTTGACCGATGGGAGGGTCAAGTGCATCAAGACTACCAATTTGCGGAGCGGCACCTCCTGGGCAATGTACCAGTGCGTGAGGTGATCAGGCCTCGGATAGGGGAAGACGATGCCACCGGTGCCCCTCGGTCAGAACCACCATACTACTTCCTTCCCATGTTCCAGCACTCGGCGGTTCCTGTCGTCGATAGGGACTTGTTCAGACCAGTCGTCGGGAAAATACGTTTCCCCAGTATCTTCACCACCCTCTTGTTTCCGCCACAAAATAGTCCAGAGCGCAACCACTTCTCTCCCGTGCGTAATCCGCGTGGAGTGGAGGTGTGGTGTGGGTACAACCAGATCTCCGTGCGCATCAACAGAAGTCAGCTCAGGTTTAGGTGTCTGGCCTCCATGCTCTTCCTGGGCACTTGCCCCGTCACCCGGGTCACCCCACTTTTCTTTTACTTCCATTATGACTTGAATGACTGTGGCAGTACTCAAACG ACCATGAATGGCCAGCTGGTGTACTCCAGCTCACTTCGCTTTTCTCCAGAACCACAGGGGCCAGTGATGAGAGCCATACCTCTCAACCTCCCCATTCAGTGCATATATAATCG ATTCCACTACTCCTACAAAGTTGGCTATGTACCTGAGGTGCATGACCGCAATCTCTTGAAGAGTATGAATGGCAAACACATCTTTAGGCTCACTGCATGCAATG AGCAATGGGAACAATTGTCGTCCGAAGAGGGCTATATGCTTGGGGAGCCAATGTACTTCAACGCCTCCGCTGCTTTTGTCCCCAAAGATGAGAGTGTGTTTGTTGATTCCTGCTTTGTTACGACATCCAATGACCCAAATGCCACACCTCGCCTTGAAGTCATTCACAACTTTGG ATGTATGGTGGACAGCAAGCGGAAAGGCAGTCAGTCCCAGTTCTTCTCCAGAGAGTCAAATGTCCTGCGCTTCACTGTGGATGCTTTCCTGTTTCCCCAAATCACTGCCACG CATCTCTACCTGCACTGTACTATGACTGTCATGAAATCCACTTCAAAGCGCAGCGCCAAGTCCTGCACATACAATAGAGCAGTGGGAAG GTGGGAGGAGCTGTATGGCTCTCCCTCTGTGTGCTCCtgctgtgattctgtctgtgaAGTGTCAGAGTTTT GGCCAGCCTTGACATCTCCTTCAGTGAAAAGCCTGATCACCAGTAAACCCTGGAGAGTGTTGGAGGACAGGGAGAAGAGTTTGCCCGTTCAGGCTGAGGAGAGACAGCCAGATGGTGAGGAAAGGGTGGAGGAGACCTTGGCAGTCACTTATAGAGTGGAGAAGGTGAAGTTTAAAAGCTTGGCAGTCGCTCCTTGGGAGGAGGAGAAAAACATGTCAGTTGCTGTTATGAATAAGGTAGAGGAGGTGCAGGAAGGGACATTtctaggagaggagggggtggtagCCAGAAAAGAAGGGAGTGTGGAGGAACCGATTGAGGACAAACGGGCTGAGAAGATGATTGAGGTGGCAGCTGAAGAGATTGGCACAGACCAAGTGACATCAAGTATAACTTTGGAACAAGAACCTGAGGAGAATACTGTGACGGTTAAGGAGGTAGCTCAGTGGAACATGTCGAGTGTCACCATGAATGCTAAGGTGTCAAAGAAAGCTAAGGAGCAGGTTGCTGGGATAGAAGGGTCAAAGGTTGAGAGAGTGGCGGTTGGACAGATGCCTTTGGTGGACGAAGCGGCAGCATTTCTGCAGGGGTACATGGAGCCTGCCGAGTGGAGAGAAGATTACCAAGGACCAGCCCTAGAGGAAGAGCTGGGGAGGTTTTGGAAACCATCCACAAAG GACAAGCTTGCTGTGCTGGAAACTTCTGTCCCTATTGGAACATTAACTTTAAATTAA